actaaatttttatttattagagATAGAAAAAAGATCCAGCTATTTTCAAAAACGAAGTGTCAACATGTTTGTGCAGAAACAAtggtataaaaataaaactactaATTTGATAAAGTCTAGCTCTCTAGCTATTAGCTAACTTCAATTACACGACTTTTCTTAATTCAATTTTACTTTCCCAAAAACAGATACAAATAATGTTATTCTTAGAAAGAATAATAGTGACCATGATTAAatacaacaaacaaacaaagtgTCTACACTTTCATCAATATTATACAATTGGAAAAGTGAGAACACCACACCTTTGACCCGtatacattatattatatatatgtgtccatatattttaatttcctTAATCAAACGAATCAAAAGAATAAAAACCAAACGGGTAGTGTTAAGAAAATAGCTACGtaaacagatacagaaaatgagatttgtgtaaggttttctttttttttttttctcaaaaacattTTGGTAGATCTTTGGGTGGTGGTGGAAGCTTAGAGGAGGGAGTGTCCCCATTCTCAACCTCAAATGCAGTAGCTAATCCCCATGGCAAATGCACATCTAGATGGCAGTGCATCAACCATATACCTACACACacaattaatttcattatagtaTTAAACACGTTATGTATATAAGttttttaaatagttgaaaatatttcttaataattaattacctGGATTATTAGCTTGGAATCGAATGACGGCCCAACCGCCAACCGGGACACCAATGGTGTTACGAATTTGAGGATTAACTAAGTTAAATTTCTTACTATCACGACGACTCTTGAAATTACCAAAGCCTTGTGCCAAGATATGGAAGTTGAAGCCATGAAGATGAATTGGATGGTTTTCAACACCAATGAGAGCTGTGTTTTGGAACACTATCTCCACCACTTCATTGAACTTTAATTTCGTCACTTTCGTCCCTTTTTGTGCGAACAACAATGATTGGTCAATACTCAAACTTGTGTTCGTGTAGTCAAACTTCGTTGGAGGCCGTTTAGGAAAATTAGTTGTGTAAATTCCACTCACACCAGAAAAATATGCTTCCAAAATGGATATTGTTTTTGGTAACACAAACGATTGATTGTTCATACTAGCTGAGAAACTCTGTCCAAAAGGACCCGGACACGTGGCATTCCCTGATTTGCAAAAGTCAAGACTTAATCCTATGGTTATAAACATATGTTTATCAACGTGGAGTGGGACTGGGACCCATTGGGGCCCACCGGCCAACCCAGTTAAGTTAGTAAAGAATGTGTGGGCTGTGGGAGTATCATTGAAAGCTGGTAAGACAGGCATGATTGGGGTTGATGACGTGGAACCCTCGTAGACAATAATACCCCTAGTTGTTGTGTTATCAAAGGGTGCACCAGCAACGGTTATGTAGGGATGAGCGGTCATGTAATAAGATCCAACATCTTGGTTAGCAGTGAAGAGAATATCGATAGTTTGACCAGGACCACTTACGACAACATCAGTGATATATGGGTTCGTGTAAGATGCGTCGACAGCAACAACTGTCATTTTGTGATTggctatcttgaaaaatagttGATTATTGAGTGCAGCATTGATTATACGAAGCATGTAGGTTTTTCCTTTCATCACCTTTACCTTGTATGTATCTGAAAGCAAAGAATTTTGGTGTTTAAGAGAGAGTAGAGTAGGCAGTAATGGGAATGATATAGTATTGGTATTTATTTTGAGTTACCATTTTTAGAGCAAGGGTAAAAGTCACCGGGTTTTCCATTGATGGTGAAAGCATCAGATATGTTAGGAGCTCCACCACTAAGAAGAGCCTCTTTCTCAATGTCAACCACATTACCATTCCACCATTCCCCTGAAATTCATggttacatatataattaataaactaCATTCCTTTTACtgcaacataaaaaaaaaatgaatttttttatttttacaatttaaaacagttttttttcttgtatGTTTATGAAATTCTATGtaaacaaaaaatcgtatgaaaacctttattgcaactagcactgCAACCTCTTTAGAAACTTCAACAATAAATTtggaaaaaatgttaaaaaattggtatatagaataattctaaaaaaaaaaaaaaaaaaaaacattcctTTTCCttttatcaatttattttatatatatacacaatttATCAACAAAACAAGCCCAATAATTTTCCCAATCGAGAAAAATAATGGGCCCAATTACAAAAGTGTGTAAAATTTGGGCCTGTAATTTGGGTTGGATTAAGTTTATAAGTACAGCTATATATATAGAGGatgaaattacactctatacctattttttgtttcatattttgatttttactttcattttactACTCTTTAATTTATACCCATTTTTATAAGTTATATTCCCATTATATGCATTAAGAAGTCTAATTTTGATAAGTTTTGTAAGGTTATATTTGGTACTTTGATTATAAAATAggatatttatcaattaaaattattttagagttatatttagttaatgtgtaataaaaatagGTAGTTTTCAACTTATCCCGTT
This region of Cannabis sativa cultivar Pink pepper isolate KNU-18-1 chromosome 7, ASM2916894v1, whole genome shotgun sequence genomic DNA includes:
- the LOC115696869 gene encoding laccase-7, with product MAKSISGVVVAWSLLATLLASSMASATIVHHSLYIKNLTVNYLCEEQVVIAANGSLPGPTIRVHEGDTLVIKVVNLSPHNISIHWHGIFQLQSGWADGPEYVTQCPIGSGDSYTYKFNIIGQEGTLWWHAHSSWLRATVFGALIIYPKPNPLRPTPYPFPTPYKDVPILLGEWWNGNVVDIEKEALLSGGAPNISDAFTINGKPGDFYPCSKNDTYKVKVMKGKTYMLRIINAALNNQLFFKIANHKMTVVAVDASYTNPYITDVVVSGPGQTIDILFTANQDVGSYYMTAHPYITVAGAPFDNTTTRGIIVYEGSTSSTPIMPVLPAFNDTPTAHTFFTNLTGLAGGPQWVPVPLHVDKHMFITIGLSLDFCKSGNATCPGPFGQSFSASMNNQSFVLPKTISILEAYFSGVSGIYTTNFPKRPPTKFDYTNTSLSIDQSLLFAQKGTKVTKLKFNEVVEIVFQNTALIGVENHPIHLHGFNFHILAQGFGNFKSRRDSKKFNLVNPQIRNTIGVPVGGWAVIRFQANNPGIWLMHCHLDVHLPWGLATAFEVENGDTPSSKLPPPPKDLPKCF